The stretch of DNA AACGCGAAGCTCCACGCCGCCAGCACGCCGGGAGTTCGCCGACCGGTCAGCCCATGAACCGACAGCCCCACGAGTGCCGATGCGATCGCGGTGCACAGTGCCGAGAACAGATTGGTTGCGATCGCAGGCTCGGGCCCGAACCGTGCCAGCACGCCCGCGAGCAGTGTGTGGGCAGGTGCTCCGGCCGGATGCACCACACCGAATCGCCACGCCTGCAGTGAGAGCTCAGCGGGATCTCCCCACGCCGGCTCCCAGACCAACGTGAAGAGGTACGCGGCCAGCGGAACGCAGAAGCCGAGTACCACGATCGGAAGGCTGGAGGAATCGTTTCTCTCGCTTTGCTGCATTCGGTCGCCGATGCTCATTGCGGTCGAGTCCGAGTTCTAGCGCGGCGGCGCGCCGCCGTAGACGCGAGCCGCAAACAGTGCGAACCATCCACTCATGTCGCGGTCACGCCCCATCGCCCCGTAGTCGCCTTCGTTGAAGAACACATAGCCCGCTTCGAGTCCGAAGCGCACCTGCACCCCGGGCTTGGTCTGAGAGGGGCGGGTCGTGCGGGAGAGCGATGCGATCTCGAGCGGAAGCTCGAGCGCGACCGCGGCGACGGGGCGCACGCCCCACACGGTCTCATCGAGATCGCGAACCGTCGCGATGATCGAGCCGCCGCCGAGCGTGTCCAAGTCGACTTCGGTGAACGTGAGGCGACTCGAGTGCAACTCGGCACTGAGGCGCGCGGAACTCACGAACGGCCCGAGGTGTCTAAATACGCGAGCACCCAATCCCGCCGAAAATCCGCGGAACGACATCTGCTGCCCTTCGAGCGCGAACACCGTCGAGCCGATCAACCCGTTGTGAGTGGCGAGCTCGCTCGGCGGATCCAGTTCGCCGTCGAACTTCATCGCGGTCACTTCGATTGCCACGTTGCGGCTCACGTGCAGCCCGGCGCGCAACAGAATGGCGATATCGGTCAGTTCCGAAGCCCCCGGCTCGGCCGCCTGAGTGGTTCCGAACGCGCCGATGCCGGCGCCCAGGTAGTGGGCTCGCGCGGACGCCGGCGCCGGAGCCGCGCATGCCACCAGCATCACGACTCCGAGGGTTGCGAGAAACGGCACCGGGTGGCCACGTCGCATGAGTCGAGTTCTCCTAGTTCATTTCCGTGCGACGATTCGCTCGCATGAGCAGTTCGGGTGCTTCGTCCGGCGCACGTTCGGCTGCGCGACGCCCCGCGCCCAGCGATTGGAGCTGGTAGAGCCTCGCATAGAGTCCGCCGAGGGCGATCAGCTCGGCATGGGTTCCGTTCTCGCGCACCCGCCCGTGGTGAACGACCACGATGCGATCGACATCCTGAAGCGTCGAGAGCCGATGCGCGATCACCAGACTGGTGCGCCCGGCCAGCAGCCGCCTCACCGCACGCTGCAGCTGCTCTTCGGTGCGCGAGTCCACATTCGCCGTGGCTTCATCCAGGATCAGCACGTCGGGATCGTGCGCAAGCGCTCGGGCGAACGAGACGAGCTGGCGCTGCCCGGCCGAGAACGTGGCTCCGCGCTCGCGGACCACCGCGCCGTAGCCGCCATCGAGGCGCGTGATGAACGGCTCGGCTCCGACTTCGCGCGCCGCTGCGAGCATTGCCTCGCGGTCGAGGCGCGAGCGACCGAGCGACAGGTTGCCCTCGATCGTTCCGCTGAACAGGAACACGTCCTGCAGCACCACGCCCAGTCGCGAGCGCAGCGCCCGCACGTCGTAGCGCTCGATCGGCACGCCATCCACGCGGATCACGCCGCGCTGCGGCGCGTAGTAGCGCAACAGCAGGCTGACGAGCGTGGTCTTGCCGGAGCCCGTCGGCCCGACGATCGCGACCCGCTCGCCGGGACGGATCTCGAGCGACACGTCCTGCAGCACCCATTCCTCATCTTGATAGGCGAACCACACGTTCTCGAACTCGATGTGGCCGCGCAGCCGCTCGGGGCGCAGGCCCGCCGCGTCGGGGTGCGCGAGTGCCGGATCCTCGGGGGCGTCGAGCAGCTCGAACACGCGCTCGGCCGCCGCCATGGACTGCTGCAGAATGCCGTACTTCTCGCTCATGTCCGAGACCGGCCGGAAGAAGCGCTGCGTGTACTGAATGAACGCGACCAGCGTGCCGAGCGTGATGCCGGTCCACATCACCTGGCGGCCGCCGTACCACACGATCAGCGAGATCGCGATCGCACCCACCAGTTCGAGCACCGGGAAGAACACCGCGTGCTGAGCGACGGTCTTCAAGTTGGCGTCGCGGTGCGAGGCGTTGCGCTCCTGGAACTCGTCGAACGAGCGCGGCTCGCGATTGAGCACCTGCACCGTGCTCATGCCGCTGAGGTGCTCGTTGAGAAACGCATTGAGCCGCGACAGCGCGACGCGCACTTCGCGGAACGAGTTCCGCACCACGACGCGAAACGCGATGGTCGCGATCACGATCAGCGGAATCACCGAGAACGTGACGCCCAGCAACTCGGCGTTGAGCTGGACCATCGCGATGATGATGCCGATCAGGGTGAGGAAGTCACCGACGAACGACACGAGCCCCGAGGTGAAGAGCTCGTTCAGCGTGTCCACGTCGTTGGTGACTCGCGTCATCACGCGCCCGACCGGATTGCGATCGAAGTAGGAGACCGGCAGGCGCTGCAATCGAGCGAACAGCGCGGTGCGAAGGTCCAGCATGATGCGCTGGCCCACCCGCTGCATGATCTGCGTCTCGAGGAACCCGATGAAGAACCCGATCGCGAGCACCGACAGGTAGAGCATCGCGATCTGATCGAGGAACGGCAGGTCGCGGTGGCGGATGCCGTGGTCGATCGCCTGCTTGGTCAGGTAGGGCCCCGCCAGTTGCACCAGGGTTCCGACGAACCCGACCAGGATCGCGAGCGCCACCTGCCAGCGATAGGGGCGCAGGTAACCGAGCAGCCGCCGCAGCAGATGGCGGTCGAGCGCGCGGTCGTGGCGTTCTTCGTCGGGAGCGTTACTCACGAAGCTTCGATCTCCTCTTCGAGCTGCTCGACTCGTTGCAGTTCGGCATAGCGTCCGCCGCGCGTCAGCAGTGCGTCGTGCGTGCCGCGCTCCACCACCGCGCCGTGATCGAGCACCACGATCTCGTCGGCGTCGCGTACCGCGCTCACCCGATGCGACACGATCAGCGCGGTGCGCTTGCGCATCTCACCTTCGAGCCCGTGCAGGATCTCGTGCTCGGTGTGCGTGTCGACGCTCGAGAGACAGTCGTCGAGCAGCAGCACCGGGCTGTCGCGCAGCAGTGCGCGCGCGATCGCGGTGCGCTGCTTCTGCCCGCCCGACAGCGTGATGCCGCGTTCGCCAACGCGGGTCTCCCAACGCTTCGGGAATCGCTCGACGTCCGGCGACAGGTGCGCGATCGCACCGACTCGCTCGATCTCGGCGGCGGTGGCGTGATCCACGCCGAACGCCACGTTCTCCGCCAGCGTCGCCGAGAACAGGAAGGTCTCCTGCGGCACGTAGGCGATCTGGGCTCGCAGCCACTGGAGATCCAGGTCGAGCACATCGATGCCGTCGAGGAACACCGTGCCACGCGGGGCGTCGAACACGCGCGGCAGCAACTGGATCAGCGACGACTTTCCGGATCCGGTGCGGCCCACGATCGCCAGCGTGCTGCCGGCCGGCACGTCGAGTGACAGGTTCGAGAGCGCCGGCTCGCGAGCACCCGGGTACGTGAACGTGAGGTTGCGGATCACGATCTCGCCGCTCGCGCGGCCCTCCGGCTTGCGAGCGTTCGGGGCCGTTCGGATCGAAGCGTCGGCCGACAGGATCTCGTCGATGCGCCCCCACGACGCGAGGCCCCGTTGCC from Candidatus Eisenbacteria bacterium encodes:
- a CDS encoding DUF2723 domain-containing protein; the protein is MQQSERNDSSSLPIVVLGFCVPLAAYLFTLVWEPAWGDPAELSLQAWRFGVVHPAGAPAHTLLAGVLARFGPEPAIATNLFSALCTAIASALVGLSVHGLTGRRTPGVLAAWSFA
- a CDS encoding ABC transporter ATP-binding protein, giving the protein MSNAPDEERHDRALDRHLLRRLLGYLRPYRWQVALAILVGFVGTLVQLAGPYLTKQAIDHGIRHRDLPFLDQIAMLYLSVLAIGFFIGFLETQIMQRVGQRIMLDLRTALFARLQRLPVSYFDRNPVGRVMTRVTNDVDTLNELFTSGLVSFVGDFLTLIGIIIAMVQLNAELLGVTFSVIPLIVIATIAFRVVVRNSFREVRVALSRLNAFLNEHLSGMSTVQVLNREPRSFDEFQERNASHRDANLKTVAQHAVFFPVLELVGAIAISLIVWYGGRQVMWTGITLGTLVAFIQYTQRFFRPVSDMSEKYGILQQSMAAAERVFELLDAPEDPALAHPDAAGLRPERLRGHIEFENVWFAYQDEEWVLQDVSLEIRPGERVAIVGPTGSGKTTLVSLLLRYYAPQRGVIRVDGVPIERYDVRALRSRLGVVLQDVFLFSGTIEGNLSLGRSRLDREAMLAAAREVGAEPFITRLDGGYGAVVRERGATFSAGQRQLVSFARALAHDPDVLILDEATANVDSRTEEQLQRAVRRLLAGRTSLVIAHRLSTLQDVDRIVVVHHGRVRENGTHAELIALGGLYARLYQLQSLGAGRRAAERAPDEAPELLMRANRRTEMN